One genomic segment of Paraburkholderia hospita includes these proteins:
- a CDS encoding SDR family NAD(P)-dependent oxidoreductase — MAEKLGATSTTDDVLAGIDLRGKRILVTGVSAGLGVETARSLAAHGANVVGAARDLDKAAGAIAAARSDAASGEGSIDLVSLDLASLESVRACTDKLLDEGKRFDVIIANAGVMATPFGKTADGFETQFGTNHIGHFVLVNRLAPLLRSGGRVVILASSGHRFANVDLDDPNFERTPYDPFVAYGRAKTANILFAVAFDQRHQARGVRAAAVHPGGIQTELARHMDEGQMAGLLETINSQLASEGKAPFQFKTVPQGAATSVWAAVVASADEVGGRYCENCHVSEVVADDVVITPVSEGVRQYALDAANAEALWRKTEEMAGESF; from the coding sequence ATGGCTGAAAAATTGGGTGCGACATCGACGACAGACGACGTGCTTGCGGGCATCGATCTACGCGGCAAGCGGATTCTCGTCACGGGCGTGTCTGCCGGACTCGGCGTGGAGACGGCGCGTTCGCTGGCCGCGCATGGCGCGAACGTCGTTGGCGCTGCGCGCGACCTCGACAAGGCGGCGGGCGCAATCGCCGCAGCGCGCAGCGACGCGGCCTCGGGTGAAGGCAGCATCGATCTGGTCTCGCTCGATCTCGCGAGTCTTGAGAGCGTGCGCGCATGCACTGACAAACTGCTGGACGAAGGCAAACGGTTCGACGTGATCATCGCGAATGCGGGCGTGATGGCGACGCCCTTCGGCAAAACAGCGGATGGATTCGAAACCCAGTTCGGCACGAACCATATCGGCCACTTCGTGCTCGTGAATCGCCTCGCTCCGCTTTTGCGATCGGGTGGGCGCGTGGTCATACTGGCATCGTCGGGGCACCGTTTCGCGAACGTCGATCTCGACGATCCGAACTTCGAACGCACGCCCTACGATCCCTTCGTTGCGTACGGACGCGCGAAAACGGCGAACATCCTGTTCGCGGTCGCCTTCGACCAGCGGCATCAGGCACGCGGCGTGCGCGCGGCAGCGGTCCATCCGGGCGGCATTCAGACGGAACTCGCCCGTCACATGGACGAAGGGCAAATGGCCGGGCTGCTGGAAACAATCAACAGTCAGCTTGCGTCCGAAGGAAAGGCGCCGTTCCAGTTCAAGACCGTTCCGCAGGGCGCCGCGACTTCGGTGTGGGCGGCCGTGGTTGCATCGGCGGATGAGGTCGGCGGCCGATACTGCGAGAACTGCCACGTGAGCGAAGTCGTCGCCGACGACGTCGTCATTACGCCCGTCAGCGAAGGCGTACGCCAATACGCGCTCGACGCTGCGAATGCCGAGGCGTTATGGCGCAAGACGGAAGAAATGGCCGGCGAATCGTTCTGA
- a CDS encoding type 1 glutamine amidotransferase domain-containing protein, whose amino-acid sequence MKILMVLTSHDQLGNTGKKTGFWLEEFAAPYFTFLDAGVTITVSSPKGGQPPLDPKSDTPEGKTELTERFKNDPAAQKVLANTVKLSTVKADDYDAVFYPGGHGPMWDLAEDPLSVALIENFYNAGKPVALVCHAPGVLRHVKVNGEPLVKGKRVTGFTNSEEEAVQLTKVVPFLVEDELKRLGGLFEKVDDWQSFSIIDGRLITGQNPASSTAGARDLLKVLDQLHSK is encoded by the coding sequence ATGAAAATCCTGATGGTGTTGACGTCCCATGATCAACTCGGTAACACCGGGAAGAAGACAGGTTTCTGGTTAGAGGAATTCGCGGCTCCCTATTTCACGTTTCTCGATGCTGGCGTGACGATAACCGTCAGCTCACCTAAGGGTGGACAGCCGCCGCTCGATCCGAAGAGCGACACGCCAGAAGGCAAAACAGAGCTGACAGAGCGTTTCAAGAACGATCCCGCCGCGCAAAAGGTGCTCGCCAACACGGTGAAACTCAGCACGGTCAAAGCGGACGACTACGACGCGGTGTTCTATCCGGGCGGACACGGCCCGATGTGGGATCTGGCGGAAGACCCGCTATCCGTTGCGCTGATCGAGAACTTCTACAACGCCGGCAAGCCCGTCGCGCTCGTGTGTCATGCGCCGGGCGTGCTACGACATGTGAAGGTGAATGGTGAGCCGCTCGTCAAGGGCAAGCGCGTGACCGGGTTCACCAATTCGGAAGAAGAAGCCGTGCAACTCACGAAGGTCGTGCCGTTTCTCGTCGAAGACGAACTGAAGCGGCTGGGCGGATTGTTCGAGAAGGTCGACGACTGGCAGAGCTTCTCGATTATCGATGGCCGCCTCATCACGGGGCAGAATCCCGCTTCGTCCACGGCCGGTGCGCGCGATCTGCTCAAAGTGCTCGATCAGCTGCATTCGAAATAA
- a CDS encoding TetR/AcrR family transcriptional regulator yields MNHSTPKERKPRADALRNRERILEEAKKAFTREGADISLEDLARQAGVGPGTLYRHFPTRDALLESVYRAEVEKLAKEERRLSETMPPIDALKAWMLLFVDYIATKKIIAPALNSLVGGPSKVFESSGAQIVDAIHSLVTRAIESGDIRADLDPLDLFRALVGVSNVASAPDWQQSARRLVDILLIGSRPGA; encoded by the coding sequence ATGAATCACTCGACGCCAAAGGAACGGAAGCCGCGCGCCGATGCGCTGCGTAATCGCGAGCGTATTCTCGAAGAGGCGAAGAAGGCGTTCACGCGCGAAGGCGCCGATATCAGTCTCGAAGACCTCGCCCGTCAGGCGGGCGTCGGGCCTGGCACGCTGTACCGGCACTTTCCTACCCGCGACGCGCTACTGGAGAGCGTCTACCGCGCCGAGGTCGAGAAGCTCGCGAAAGAAGAGCGCAGGCTGAGCGAGACGATGCCGCCCATCGATGCGCTGAAAGCGTGGATGCTGCTGTTCGTCGACTACATTGCGACGAAGAAGATCATCGCGCCCGCGCTGAATTCGCTGGTGGGCGGCCCGTCGAAAGTGTTCGAATCGTCGGGCGCGCAGATCGTGGACGCGATTCATTCGCTCGTCACGCGCGCGATAGAAAGCGGCGATATTCGCGCCGATCTCGATCCGCTCGACCTGTTTCGCGCGCTCGTCGGGGTGTCGAACGTCGCGTCGGCGCCGGACTGGCAACAAAGCGCGCGTAGGCTGGTGGATATCCTGCTGATCGGGTCGCGGCCGGGCGCGTGA
- a CDS encoding winged helix-turn-helix domain-containing protein, with translation MKASSIDVNLSTREIQVRGTAIPLGSRAFDILTVLMAAHGQVVSLEDILRKVWPDTVVEESNIRVHVCALRKALGEDRRLIQNIPGRGYRLTPKWDMPAARAGMSMAGEER, from the coding sequence ATGAAGGCCAGTAGCATCGACGTCAATCTGTCGACCCGGGAAATCCAGGTACGTGGGACAGCCATCCCGTTGGGCAGCCGCGCATTCGATATTCTTACCGTGCTGATGGCAGCGCACGGCCAGGTCGTGTCGCTCGAAGATATTCTTCGTAAGGTGTGGCCCGACACGGTCGTCGAGGAGTCGAACATACGCGTGCACGTTTGCGCTTTGCGCAAGGCATTGGGCGAAGACCGGCGCCTGATTCAGAACATACCGGGACGCGGCTACCGGTTGACGCCTAAATGGGACATGCCGGCTGCGAGGGCCGGCATGTCGATGGCGGGCGAAGAGCGATAG
- a CDS encoding GNAT family N-acetyltransferase — MSSTAPRSTTANLDRPIWTALTTRQAHLGLGDALARRYHPDVAPFAALSSDTPAAFESLRQLLQPNEQVALLSLEPLAGIETLQVVHAGTIHQMVAAGDAAETADDLDVIRLANVDAKEMLDLAQKTKPGPFGTRTHEMGHYIGVRDQGRLVAMAGERMCLDGYVEISAVCVDDDWRGKGLAGRLINILRREITQRGETPFLHVFSHNTTAIRLYEKLGFELRREFVLNRIGHAMQA; from the coding sequence ATGAGCAGCACAGCGCCTCGTTCGACAACAGCCAACCTCGACCGCCCGATCTGGACGGCGCTCACGACGCGCCAGGCGCATCTCGGACTAGGCGATGCACTCGCGCGCCGCTATCACCCTGACGTGGCGCCTTTCGCGGCATTGTCGTCGGACACGCCCGCCGCTTTTGAGTCGCTGCGTCAGCTTCTGCAACCCAACGAACAGGTTGCGCTGCTGTCGCTGGAGCCTCTCGCTGGAATCGAAACGCTTCAGGTCGTTCATGCCGGCACGATCCATCAGATGGTCGCTGCGGGTGACGCAGCCGAAACCGCAGACGATCTGGACGTGATCCGTCTGGCCAACGTCGACGCGAAAGAGATGCTCGACCTCGCGCAAAAAACCAAACCGGGTCCGTTCGGGACACGAACTCACGAGATGGGCCATTACATCGGCGTTCGCGATCAGGGGCGGCTGGTTGCGATGGCGGGCGAACGGATGTGCCTCGACGGATATGTCGAAATCAGCGCCGTCTGCGTGGATGACGACTGGCGCGGCAAAGGCCTCGCAGGCCGGCTGATCAACATCTTGCGCAGAGAAATCACGCAGCGCGGAGAGACACCTTTTCTACACGTGTTCAGTCACAACACGACAGCGATCCGCCTGTATGAAAAGCTCGGCTTCGAGTTGCGCCGCGAGTTCGTTCTCAACCGGATCGGCCATGCGATGCAGGCGTGA
- a CDS encoding enoyl-CoA hydratase/isomerase family protein, which translates to MTNDSSNQQFRIERRSQAYWRVIIDNPPFNIFGPDSMPQLNAVVTALETDPEVKVVVFESAVPDFFLTHYDFVPPLQETTSMPPGPTGMPPLPDMLSRLGRAPVVSIASIRGRATGVGSELALASDMRFASREKALLSQWEVGAALVPGGGPMNRLSRLIGRGRALEVLLSGNDIDGELAERYGYVNRAFADSELDAFVDGLASRIASFDREALVAIKRQVNAVTLPPDKDVAPEWDAFIASVGRPQAQERIAQLMQLGLQKNHDVEARLGYYTGTLGR; encoded by the coding sequence ATGACCAACGACAGTTCGAATCAGCAGTTTCGGATTGAACGTCGCAGCCAGGCCTACTGGCGCGTGATCATCGACAACCCGCCTTTCAACATCTTCGGACCGGACTCGATGCCGCAGTTGAATGCCGTCGTGACGGCGCTCGAAACCGATCCCGAAGTCAAGGTGGTGGTGTTCGAAAGCGCGGTGCCGGATTTCTTCCTCACGCATTACGACTTCGTTCCCCCGTTGCAGGAGACCACGAGCATGCCGCCGGGGCCGACAGGTATGCCGCCGTTGCCGGATATGCTCTCGCGGCTGGGACGGGCGCCCGTCGTATCGATCGCGTCGATCAGAGGGCGCGCGACGGGCGTCGGCAGCGAACTGGCGCTCGCCAGCGACATGCGCTTTGCAAGCCGCGAAAAAGCGCTGCTTTCGCAGTGGGAAGTCGGCGCCGCACTGGTGCCGGGCGGCGGGCCGATGAATCGCCTGTCGCGTCTGATCGGGCGCGGGCGCGCGCTGGAAGTGCTGTTGAGCGGCAACGATATCGACGGCGAACTGGCGGAGCGCTATGGCTACGTGAACCGTGCATTCGCGGACAGCGAACTCGACGCATTCGTGGACGGGCTAGCATCGAGAATCGCGTCGTTCGATAGAGAGGCGCTCGTCGCGATCAAGCGTCAGGTGAATGCCGTGACCTTGCCGCCAGACAAGGACGTCGCGCCCGAATGGGACGCTTTCATCGCGTCGGTTGGCCGTCCGCAGGCGCAGGAACGGATCGCGCAACTGATGCAGCTCGGGCTGCAGAAGAACCACGATGTGGAAGCGCGGCTCGGCTATTACACGGGCACGCTGGGGCGCTAA